Genomic window (Staphylococcus debuckii):
ATTGAAGGACCTTCATTATTTTCAGGATTAGCGTGACTTTCTGAGCTGACACTTTGTGCATGTGCTTGTGTATTATCTACTTCACTGCTTGTGTATTCCTGAGTTGATTTATTATTTTTATCCGGCTCATTTTGTACTGGATGGTTTACTTTTTCTGTATCAGATTTAGTTGCAGAGATTGCTTTATTTTTTTGTGCTTTTTGCATTCTTCTCTTATCAGAAGGCGTCATCATTACGTTAACGGGCTTAGCACCTTTACGGATAGGACGTTTCTTCTCAGGTACTGCTTCCACTTTAACTGGACTTGCTTCTTTATTTTCTTTGTTATCTTGTAACTCAGCAGGTTCAGTTTCAGATGATGGTTGGTCAGATAATTCATTTGGCGCTGCAGTATCTTCTTGTTTCTTAGCTGGCGATGATGCTGGTTCATTTTCAGGTGATAGTTTCGGCTCTAACGACTGCTCATTTGCATCTTGCTTTTCAGATGATGTTGTTGAATCTGGTTTTTCATTCACATTAAAAGTTTTCTCTTGAGTAGGTTCTAACTTCGGTTCTAATGATTCAGAATTATTTTTGGTTGCGTTGCTGATTGACTCTGTTTCTGGTGCAGCTTTATCATCTGCAAAGTCTTCAGATTCTGTCTCTGGTTTTAGTTGAGGTTCCTCTACTGCATTCTGCTTTTGACTTGTTTCCGGATTTTTATCAGTTGAATCATTTACATTGGCAGGTTCCGCTGCTGCTTCATCCTCATTATAATCCGACGTTTCGTTGTTCTCTTCTTTTTCTGGACCTTCTGTTTGAACTTCGGTATATTGCGCTTCGCTTATTTCCGGTTCAGCATGTTTCAATGGTTCACTAGTATGTTCGATTGGTTCAGTTCGATTCTTTATATTTTCTATGCCTGAAGCAGTTTCGTCTTCTTGTGGAGCTGCATAATCATTTACGATTTCAACGTCTTTGTCATCCACTGATTGAACTTGCTGAACGTCATCTAAATTGATTTCTTCATAATCAAAATCTGGATTTAAATCAGGTTCAGCTTCATGATCATTTTTACTAGCTGCTGCTTCAGTAGCATCTTGTACCTTATCCGAATCAATATGTTCATCTTTATCTTCATTCACTTCAACTGGACGCTCTTCATTGAAGACAGGTTCTTCTACATATTGCTTAGCTTGTTTAGCATACATATCATCGATTGCCTGCTGAATGGATCCAGTGTCTTCTTGCTCACGTTTTTGTTGCAATGCTTCTTTGAATTTCTTGCGCTTCAAGAACTTGCGTTCACGTTCTCTGCGAATTTCTTCAACAATTTGTGAGGCATAAATATTATTGATATTTATAGTGTTATCCGTAGATGAATAATTAGGTGTTTCTTTCATCGTATGTTGTATTTCATCAGGCTTTTCAAAATGAGAAGTTTCAGTACCTTCATTTTGAGAAGATGATGGTTGTGATGTTGTATTTAATTTATCTTGTCTTCGTGCTCCATTTAACGGATCAGTCGGAATACGTTCTTGTCTTTCATCCGCTTCCTCATTTTTAATAGTACCGTCGCTTTTAATCACGCCATTCTCTAGTGGATGACGTTTCTTAGTACCAAAAATTGCAGAAGGCACTTCCTCTGCTTTGAATTCACCGCTTCTATAATAGATTTCTTTGGTATCATATGAAGAAGTATAATTTTGAACACGACGCTTTGACGATGTATAAGATGTTTCCTTAGGTGAATGATGATGCTGATGATTATTTTGTGTTCGTGTGCTGCGAGATGAGCGAAAAGTATTTTCATCTTGATTGCCGCTTGTATCAAAGTTGCGACGTCTTCTATGGCGTCTATTATCTTGTTGTTGATTCGCAGCATATGCATTTTCTTCTGCATGTGAAATTTGTGAGTCAGAATCAGCTGAATCAAAATCACCTTCAGTATTCTCAGTATTATTCACATGCATCGGAAAGCGAAAATTACCTTTCGGACGATTATATATATCATTATTTTCAGGAAGTAATGATTGACGATGACGTTCTTTTTCTTCTAATTTTTGTCGACGTTGACTATATTTCCGCTGATATACCTCTTCGTCATCTCCATCGCTAAATAGTTTATCGAACCAGCTCATAAATTCACTTCCTTCCCAAATTTAATTATTCTTCAAAAAATGGTTGTCCAACTTGATATTCATCAGATAAAACTAAAATCCCTTTTTCTTTTGGTGCGTTTGGTAAATTCAATTCTTTCATTGAGCAGACCATACCGCTAGAAGGTACGCCTCTTAATTCAGCATCTTTAATCACCATACCACTCGGCATTACGGCACCTACTTTAGCAACTACTACTTTTTGTCCTGCTTCCACATTAGGTGCGCCGCAAACAATTTGTAAAGTCTCATTTCCAACGTCAACTTTCAGCACACTTAGTTTGTCAGCATTCTGGTGTTTTTCTTTCGATTCAACATAGCCTACTACAAACTTAGGTGATAAATCAGAATCTAATTTATCGTCAATACCCGCATCATTGATAGTTTGTTGTAGTTGCTCTACTAATTCAGGTGTTAATTTGATATGACCGTTGCCTTCTAAAGATAAATTTTGTGATGCGTTGAAAATATTATAGCCTGTAACTTTATTATCTTGAGTGATTCTTACGACGTCGCCGAATTGATGATAGTCAAATTCACCTTCTGCAGGATCTAATTGTAAAAATGCGACATCTCCGACACCATTTTTATTATAAAATAAATTCATTTTTATTTCTCCTTACTTTTTGTCGTTTTTGTTGTTTTTATTCTTTTTCACTGCACTTAGTTCTTGCACTACGTTTGGACTATTTTCTTGCTTAGCTTTATTATTTTTGGCCAAGATGAAAATAGGTTCAAAGTGCCCTTTATCATAAGCGAATGATAAAGATGTAATCGGAACAAGACCATTTGTGAAGAATTCCATTGTAAGATGTGCCATCACATCATATCCTGTTTTGTTACGGATATCTGCAATAATCAACACATCTTGATGCGGAATGGCTACTAACATTTCACCTTCACACTGTTCTTCAAATTGGTTGAGAAGCGGTGTATTTAATATTCTGCTGGCATCGTAACCATCATTAGTGTTAATGAAATAAAAGATATTCCCTTTTACTTCATCAGTTTTATATGTTGTATCTAGCTTGCGAACGTTAAATAACGCCATTTCTTTAACTTGTTGTGCTGTAGCATTCATTTGTTTCAACATGGATTCATCTATCAGCCGATAAGATTTACCTAAGTCTAATGCATAATAAATATTAGTTTCTGCAGTATGTTGATCTATCACAAATTTATGCCCTTCTTTGGTTTCTTTTTCGAAACTTGCTGCACGCATGACAGGCATAATTTTTAAATTTTGAATATCCTCTTGTGCTTGGTCGCTCATTTGTGCAATCGTTTCGTTGACATAATATACGATTTCATCAACAATCGTTTCTTTTTTGTCATTATATTTAGCTACAATCGGTGTTAATCTGATTGTTACGCCTTTACCATTATCTTTTCTAGCAATGCGCAACGTATCTTCATCACGATTAAATGAAAAATTCACATTTAAATGATTTAAACGTTCTTTTAATTTATCTCTCATTTGAAAGACATTCATATTTAACACTCCTAATTACATACCTTTATATAGTTTACCGTAAAAATACCCTTAGGAACAGAAAAAATGCGTAATTTCCTAAGGGTATTTTGATTTAAATATTATTGATAAATTCATCTATTTGTTCTATCGTTTTGCGATCTTTACTGATATAACTGCCTACTTGTTCTCCATTTTTATAAACTAGAAAACTTGGGATTCCCATTATGCCGAGTTCCACACATAAATCAATAAATTTATCTCTATCCACTGAGATGAAGGTATATTCTTTATGTTTTTCTTCTAATTCAGGCAATCTCGGTTTAATAAAACGACAATCTACACACCAATCAGCAGTAAACATAAAAATAGTATGACCTTGTTTTAATTCGTTAAATTCTTCTACAGATTTTAATTCTCTCATTACTTTCACTTCTTTCTAGATATTAAGAGTATTGTAAATGCTCTATTTGTTTATCATCAAGTGCTTGAATCGACTCGAACAACAATTGACGCGCAGCATAGTAATCACGAATATCAAATACAGAATCTGAACTGTGAATATAGCGTGCACAAACGCCGATAACCGCTGTAGGTATGCCACTGTTGGCTTTGTGAATTTCTCCGCCATCAGTGCCTCCGGGAGAAATATAGTACTGATGTTTGATATCATGTTGATTACACAGCTCTAAAAGATAATCTCTGAAAGCAGGTTTTAACAACATTGTACCGTCTTTAATACGTATTAAAGTTCCTTCGCCCAGTTGTCCTAAGAGTTGTTGAGCACCTTTCATATCGTTGGCTGGTGAACAATCAACGACAAAAGCGACATCAGGATCAATTTGCTCAGCTGCTGCTCTCGCACCACGTAAACCAACTTCTTCTTGCACATTTGCGCCGACATAAAGCTCGACATCTAATTGCTTATCTTTAAATAATTTTAAGATTTCTATAGCTAATAAACAACCGTAACGATTATCCCAAGCTTTCCCAGCAAACCGTTGTTCAGAAAGTTGGATGAATTCAGTGTCAGGAACAATTGAGTCGCCTATTTCAATACCACGGGCACGTACTTCTGCAGCAGATGCACTGCCAATATCCAACATTAAGTCTTTAATTTCTGGTAAACCTTCATTACCAGTTCTGAAATGTTTCGGTATACTTGCAACCACGCCAGTGATGATTTCATTATTACGATTTTTAACTTTCAATCTCTGACCTTGCCAAATATCTGCCGCCACTCCGCCTAAATTAGTAAATTGAATCATACCATTATCAGCAATATGTGTGATCATAAATCCAACTTCATCCATATGTGCTGCAACCATTACTTTCTTCGCGTTAGGGTTCTTTGAATGCTTCACTGCGTAAAAACCGCCCATTCGATTATAAATAAAATCGTCAGCATAAGGTTCCATTTCATTTTTTATGTATGCCTTTAAATCACTTTCAAATCCAGGAGCACTATGAAATTCAGTTAATGCTTTCATATGTTTTAAAGTTTCTTTTTTAGTCAAGTCCATATACGGTTCCTCCTTAATTATTCATTAATGCCCTTCACTTATGATAGAATATTAATATAACTTAAGTGGAGGTATTAATTGAGATGTCTCGAAAAAAAATTTGGTTATTGATAGTTTTACCAATCACACTTTTGGTGAGCGGTGTATTAGTTTACCTCACAATTCTCAGCACTAAAAAGTACGACCCATTCAAACTCATTGAAGAGGTGAAAAGTTACTTTATGAATGTAACTGGGTCATACATCGTCTCAGAGCCTCAGCCTTTTGAACAAGATGGTATCGCGTATGAAGTATATCGTGGCGGGGTGACAACTGAAAACCATGGTAAAGTCAGCAACTACGAATTTGTGGCTGATGCAACGAATGGTAAAATTATTAATATTAAAGAAGTTTAATATTAATGCTTAATTTCAAAATAATTTGCGATACTTCCTACATCGGAAGTATCGTTTTTTATTATCTTTTTATAGCTGACTGAATTGTTTTTTGCTGTGAATTATATTTAATCGCAAAGTAATCTGCATCATGATAAAACAAGAACCAAAAATCATTATAAATGAAATAAGGTATCAGTCTTTCTTTTTCACGGATACTTTGCATCGGATAATCATCATAAGCTGTGACCCATAAAGGATTGAAGTGTGCATGTGATGGGAAAATATCAGCCATATGCACTGCACGTTCCCCATTGCTTTCAATCGTAATGATACTGTGGCCGTAACTGTGCCCCCCAGTATGTTGCATTTTGATACCAGGATAAGGTTCAATTTTATCATCAAACAAAATCATATGTTCTTGATAATCACCTTGATTTTGAGGCCAATAGGTTGCTTTGCTACGAATGTTAGGTGCTAAAAATTCCTGCCATTCATCTTGTTGAATATAATGGATTGCGTTAGGAAATTGCGCATGCCCATCATTGTCTGCTAAACCTGCAGCATGATCAAAATGCATATGCGTCATCAGTACGATATCAACATCTTCAGGTGTAAGATTATAAGCAGCTAGATTGTCTTTTACATAACTTTCGTTCTCGACTCCCGAATGTTGTTTTTGTTTATCAGTCAATTTACCCATCCCTAATCCTGAGTCAATTAAAATATTTTTATCCTTTGCCATAATCAGGATAGGATGTGTTGACATTCTCACTTGATTCTTATCATTCGGTTTCAGTTTACGTGACCATAAGGCTTTAGGCACTGGGCCAAACATTGTGCCGCCATCCATATTTGTCATTCCACCATCAAGATAATAAATTTTTAAATCCCCTAAATTCATTCTACCCCTCCATTTCAGTGCTTAATAATTAGTATAGGTCTTGTCAGAATGAATATCAAATCAACCTCTATTAAAAAAACCGCATTCCTATGAATGCAGTTTCATCACTTAATGGAACTTTGCTTCCATACGATAAATGCGCGAACCTTTATCAGCAAATTTCCGTTCGTATTCAGTTTCAATGTTATCTTCATCATCTTCATCATGAAGGTTTAAATTAATTTTTGTAAAATACATTCCAAATTGCGACATGCTTTCTAAACTATACGCAAAGAGACCGCGATTATCTGTTTTAAAATGTATTTCTCCTTCTTCTTTTAAAATAGCTTTATACAAAGCTAAAAAAGAATGATAAGTTAAGCGACGTTTCGCATGTCTTTTCTTTGGCCAAGGATCTGAGAAATTTAAATAAACACGATCTACTTCACCATCTTCAAAGTAATCGGTTAATTCCATCGCATCGTTACAAATTAACTTGATATTCTGCAATTGTTTTTCCAATACTTTGTCTAACACGCGAATCATAACATTTTTGTCTCTTTCTAAAGCAACAAAATTAACTTCTGGATGTTGGCTTGCAAGCTCTGTAATAAACTGTCCCATACCAGAACCGACTTCAATATAAATAGGCTGAGTTTTATCAAACCACTCAGACAACTTTTTAGCATGAGTGCCATCAATGTCGACAACTGTATCATGTTTTCGTAAATAATCCTCTGCCCAAGGTTTATTTCTTAATCTCATTCGATATTTCTCCTCAAATAAATACGTTGCTGTTCATAACTTCATTTAAGAATTTCAGCCAAATATTCATATCTTTATAGCGTTTTTGTTCTTCATTCCATTCTACTAATCCGATTGCTTGAATGACTGTATACCATTTCATACGCTTGCTCAAATCTAAAGATTCTTTCGCGCCGTACTTTTCAAGCCATTCAGACCATTCGTTTTGAGGAACGTAATTGTAAAGCAGCATTCCGATATCAATTGCTGGATCTGCTAACATCGCACCTTCCCAATCAACGAGATATAACTCATCATGATCGGATAGTAACCAATTATTATGATTTACATCACCATGAACTACAGTATAAAAGCGAGGATCCAATTCAGGTTTATGTTCTTCAAGATAAGTCAATGCCTTACGCACCACATGATGAGTCAGCACTTGTCTTGAAAGCGATGTATTGATCTTTTGATATAAGATGTCCGGAGTAATGGGTTCCATTTCCATGCGCTTCAACATCGTCAAAAGCGTTTTAGAGCTATGAATTTTTTTGAGTAATTTGGCTACTCTTGTTTGATTCATCTCTTCAAAAGTAAGTTCTCTGCCATTTTTCCAATGTTGCGCGGTTACAACCTCTCCGGTTTCAATACGCTTTGTCCACACTAATTTAGGGACAATACCCTCTGCAGATAATGCTGCAATAAAAGGATTTGAGTTTCTTTTTAGAAATAATTTTTGACCATCTTGCTCAGCCATATAAGCTTCGCCCGATGCACCGCCAGCAGAATCCAATGTCCACCCTAACTGATAAAACTGCTCCAACACGTTCACCTCGCTTTCAATTAGAAAATGGCTCAAGAATAGTGTTTCAAGAGCCATATTTTACATTTTGTTAATTACTTTTTAAACGCTTCACGTCTTTAGCACTCATTGTTAATTTTATAGTTTTTAAAGGCTTATTTCAACCAAAAATGAGAAACTAAAAGGCACATTTTACCTTCTGAAAAGTTATCCTTTCGAAGAAAAATTTTGAATTTAAGCAGCATTTTGAAACTGTTTTAATTTCGATACGCACTCATAAATAATCATTATTTATTGTGCAGCGACAATTAAAAATTATAACACAGTTTAGGTGTTAAAGTTGGATATTTTGTACGTTTGTTAAAAATTTATTTATTGTGACTTTCTTCAATTTTCTGACTAAACTCATCTTGTAACTTACGTGTTATTGGGCCGACTTTACCGTCTCCTACCGCTTCACCATCTAATTTAATAACAGGCATTACTTCCACAGATGTACTTGAAACGATAATTTCATCTGCATTCTTTAAGAAGTCTACAGTAAATGTCTCTTCTTTAAATGGAATTTCCGCTTTTTCTGCTACATTTTTAATAACCTGACGTGTAATACCGTTAAGAATATAGTTATTAATTGGATGTGTATAGATTACGCCATCTTTAATTGCATATACGTTGCTTGATGCTCCTTCTGTGACTGTTTCACCACGGTGTTGAATCGCTTCAGCAGCATTATATTTCACAGCATATTCTTTCGCTAATACGTTTCCTAGTAAATTCAAGCTTTTAATATCACAGCGTAACCAGCGAATATCTTCAACAGTAATGGCATAAATACCGTTTTCTAACTCTTCAAACGGTCTGCCATAGCTTTTCGTGAATGCCATAATCTGTGGTTTAACCTCTGGACCTGGAAACGCATGGTCTCTTGGTGAAGCACCTCTAGTTGCTTGAATATAAATACCGCCATTTTGAACATCGTTCTCATCAATTAAGGATTGAACTGTCTGCGTTAAAGATTCAACTGTTTCTTCTAAATCGATATCGATTTCTGCAGCACTGCGCAAAAATCTTTCGAAATGCTCTTTAACAGTAAACAAAGTTCCGTCATATACACGAATATATTCATATACGCCGTCCCCAAAGTTATAGCCTCTGTCGTTATAAGGAATCTTTGCATCTTTTCCGTCTACAAATTGGCCATTCAATAACACTTTATTAGTCATAGTCATTCCTCCACACATAATGCATATAGCGCTTCTAAATAGATGCTAGTTGCATTAAATAATTGTTTTTTAGTGATGTATTCGTTTCTTTGATGCATCAAGTCCTCTGAGTCGCTGAACATCGCTCCGAATGCTACTCCTTTGTCTAGATTACGTGCATATGTGCCGCCGCCGATAGTATAAGGTTCTGTCATGTCACCTGTTTGGTTACGATAAGCTTGTACGAGTGTTTGTACAAACGGATCATTTTTATCAACATAATGCGGACGTTGCACTTTACCTAAATCTAATTCAAATCCCAATTCTTGAACTTCATTTGTAAAACGTTTAATTGCCTCGTCAAATTCAAAGCCTTCCGGATATCGTAAGTTAATACCATATTCTCCCCCGTCTGCTTTTGAATAAGAAATAATACCGATATTAGTAGTTAAATCTCCCATTTTATCAGTATGGAACTTCATTCCCATTTTTTCACCAAAGTGTGATTCAAATAAATATCTTTCGCTTAAGTCCGTAAATTTAGCTGCTTGTTCATCTAAATTTAATTCGCTTAAGAAATGAATAAGGAATAGTCCGGCATTTAAACCGATAGATGGATCCATACCGTGTACCGCTTTACCTTTCATGCGCAATACTAAAGTATCTCCGTCCAATTCGCTTGTACCATTTAAATCATGTGCTTCTAAGTAATTTTGGTAAAACTCTGTCACATCTAGATTTTCATCTTTTACAGTCAGATGTGCTACAGCTTCATCCGGTACCATATTATAACGTTGACCTGATTCAAGTGATTCCAATACTACTGCTGCTTCTTTTTCATCCGCAGATTTATTTTCTTGTTTGATATCGAATGTAGTAATACCTTTTTCACCATGAATTGCAGGGAATTCAGCATCTGGGGCAAACCCTAATGCTGGCATTTCTTCAGATTCAAAGTATCGATTTACTCCGATCCAATCTGATTCTTCATCAGTACCTACAATGATATGCACACGTTTCTTCCAGTCTACGTTCATATCATTTAAAATTTTCACTGCATAATAAGCTGCAATAGTCGGCCCTTTATCATCTAAAGTTCCTCTTGCAATGATTGCATCATCAGTTACAGTTGGTTCGAATGGCGGTGTATCCCAGCCTTCTCCAGCAGGTACTACGTCAACATGACAAAGAATGCCGAATAAGTCTTCACCTTCGCCTACTTCGATTCTTCCAGCAACATGATCTACATCATGTGTGGCAAATCCATCACGTTCTGCGAGTTGATACATATAATCAAGCGCAGCTTTGGGTCCTGGTCCGAGCGGTGCATCCGATGTAGCTTTACTATCGTCTCTGACACTTTCAATTGATAGTAATCCGCTTAAATCAGCTATAATTTGATCTTCATATTCTTGCACTTTTTCTTTCCACATTCGTGATCAACTTCCTTCTCAATTTTTAGTTCATGTTCTATTTTACCCTAACTATTTATGAAACAACAGTGGTAACCCTACAAATTTTCTGTCAATTTTGTTCATTACTGATATGACAGGGCAGACATATTTAAATTTTATTTTCTCTTTGTAAAAAAAGAGGCGGGAAAGAAATGACATCGATGAAAAATCATTTCGTCCTGCCTACCCGTCTTAACTGTTTAAAATCAAAATAGAATGTTAGTTTAGGAAACAGGAGCTGAAACACACTAATGTCTCAGCTCCTGTATCATAATCATTATTTATTATCGTTATGAGATTGATTTTGATTAGAAGATTCATTTCCATTTTGTTTCAAATCTTCATCAGTTACAATTCTGATATTATGTTGAGGTTCGTCAGATTGTTTTGCATCATCCAAAGTTGGAGCTGCAGCATCTGGATTATTGTTGCTGAAACGCTCTTTTTGTTCTTGAACAAAAGCTTTCGGATCTTGTTTTACTTTATCCGCATAACCTTTAGGATCTTGCTTCACTTCGTTAAAAGTTTGAGAAGCATTTGAAGCAATTTGAGAAGCTAAATCTTTAGCATTTTGCTTATAAGATTCTGGATTCTCTTTGTATTTATCATATTCATTTTTCAATTTATCTCTGCTATCTTTTCTAGTTAATAAAACTGCTGCAGCTGCTGCACCGATGCCTACAACCGCTCTTAAAAAATTACCTGACTTTGCCATAATTATCACCTTCACTTTTTTATTGTTGAACTAATTCTATTTCTTCTTTCGTCAATTCTCGATATTCGCCTTCCGAAAGAGTAGAATCTAGCTGGAGTTGTCCAATTTGAACCCGCTTTAATTGCAGTACCTCATTATCAATGGCATGAAACATTCTTTTTACCTGATGGAATCGTCCTTCTTGAATAGTAACGTATACTATCTTGCTCTCTTCTGTGCATTTTAATTCTGCTGGTTGCGCTTTACCATCAGATAACTCAACGCCGTCAGCAAATATTTCAATATCCTGTTGGCTTACTGCTTTCTCCGCTTCGACACGATATACTTTAGAAACGTGCTTATTTGGACTCATGATGTCATGGTTAAACTGGCCATCATTAGTTAACAGTATCAGCCCTGTAGTATCTTTGTCTAATCTCCCGACTGGAAAAATATTTAAATTTTGAAAGTCATCAATCAAATCAAGAACTGTCGAATGTTCATTATCTTCAGTTGCCGAAATATATCCAGCTGGTTTATTTAGCATAATATAGACTTTATCGACATATGTTATAAGGTTGCCATTAACAGTAACCGAATCTTCTTCCGGATTAATATGAGCTTTACTTTGTTTTTCATTTTTACCATTAACCTGCACTTGATTTTTCTTTAATAGCTGTTTGACTTCGCTTCTAGTACCGACGCCCATATTAGCTAAAAACTTATCCAGTCTCATTATGAGATTCTCAACTTTCTACGGATTTTACTAGGTAAGTCTCCTAAAAATTGATCAGCTAATCTTGTTTTCAAAGTAATGCCTCCATAAATTACTACACCGACAAGTACTCCTACTACAACGATAATTAAGCTGCCGACTTTAGAAGCTGGAGAAATAAACATTTGCATTAACCAGAATGATAATTCAACACCAGCCATCATGATGAATCCATAGATGAATATTTTGGCAAATTGAATAAATGTTTCGGTAAATGTAAATTTCGCATATTTTTTCAAAATGAAGAAGTTACAAATGTTTGCAACCAACAAGGCAATTGCCGTACTTAAAATTGCTCCTGCTGTATGGAATGCGACGATCAATGGAATATTTAATACTGCTTTCAAGACTACC
Coding sequences:
- a CDS encoding DNA translocase FtsK, with the translated sequence MSWFDKLFSDGDDEEVYQRKYSQRRQKLEEKERHRQSLLPENNDIYNRPKGNFRFPMHVNNTENTEGDFDSADSDSQISHAEENAYAANQQQDNRRHRRRRNFDTSGNQDENTFRSSRSTRTQNNHQHHHSPKETSYTSSKRRVQNYTSSYDTKEIYYRSGEFKAEEVPSAIFGTKKRHPLENGVIKSDGTIKNEEADERQERIPTDPLNGARRQDKLNTTSQPSSSQNEGTETSHFEKPDEIQHTMKETPNYSSTDNTININNIYASQIVEEIRRERERKFLKRKKFKEALQQKREQEDTGSIQQAIDDMYAKQAKQYVEEPVFNEERPVEVNEDKDEHIDSDKVQDATEAAASKNDHEAEPDLNPDFDYEEINLDDVQQVQSVDDKDVEIVNDYAAPQEDETASGIENIKNRTEPIEHTSEPLKHAEPEISEAQYTEVQTEGPEKEENNETSDYNEDEAAAEPANVNDSTDKNPETSQKQNAVEEPQLKPETESEDFADDKAAPETESISNATKNNSESLEPKLEPTQEKTFNVNEKPDSTTSSEKQDANEQSLEPKLSPENEPASSPAKKQEDTAAPNELSDQPSSETEPAELQDNKENKEASPVKVEAVPEKKRPIRKGAKPVNVMMTPSDKRRMQKAQKNKAISATKSDTEKVNHPVQNEPDKNNKSTQEYTSSEVDNTQAHAQSVSSESHANPENNEGPSINEQETQNEAGHITQNVNQLHVSENKANETVSETQRFHQPQVSDSKKVSNAENITNSQQEGIRKGPNLKLPSIDLLDTPEIHEIDEEWIEEKKQELNDAFYYFNVPAEVKNVTEGPSVTRFELSVEKGVKVSRITALQDDLKMALAAKDIRIEAPIPGTSLVGIEVPNVSPTKVNLRSIIESSKFKNAESKLTVAMGNRINNEPLLMDIAKTPHALIAGATGSGKSVAINSMLLSLLYKNHPEELKLLLIDPKMVELAPYNGLPHLVSPVITDVKAATQSLKWAVDEMEKRYKLFAQYHVRNITAFNKKAPYDQRLSKIVIVIDELADLMMMAPQEVEQSIARIAQKARACGIHMLVATQRPSVNVITGLIKANIPTRIAFMVSSSVDSRTILDSGGAERLLGYGDMLYLGNGMNKPIRVQGSFVSDDEIDAVVDYIKAQRQPEYLFEEKELLKQTKAQSKDDLFDEVCRFMVSEGNISTSLIQRHFQIGYNRAARIVDQLEELGYISGSNGSKPREVYLTSAELNEE
- the ytpR gene encoding YtpR family tRNA-binding protein, yielding MNLFYNKNGVGDVAFLQLDPAEGEFDYHQFGDVVRITQDNKVTGYNIFNASQNLSLEGNGHIKLTPELVEQLQQTINDAGIDDKLDSDLSPKFVVGYVESKEKHQNADKLSVLKVDVGNETLQIVCGAPNVEAGQKVVVAKVGAVMPSGMVIKDAELRGVPSSGMVCSMKELNLPNAPKEKGILVLSDEYQVGQPFFEE
- a CDS encoding DUF1444 domain-containing protein; translation: MNVFQMRDKLKERLNHLNVNFSFNRDEDTLRIARKDNGKGVTIRLTPIVAKYNDKKETIVDEIVYYVNETIAQMSDQAQEDIQNLKIMPVMRAASFEKETKEGHKFVIDQHTAETNIYYALDLGKSYRLIDESMLKQMNATAQQVKEMALFNVRKLDTTYKTDEVKGNIFYFINTNDGYDASRILNTPLLNQFEEQCEGEMLVAIPHQDVLIIADIRNKTGYDVMAHLTMEFFTNGLVPITSLSFAYDKGHFEPIFILAKNNKAKQENSPNVVQELSAVKKNKNNKNDKK
- a CDS encoding thioredoxin family protein translates to MRELKSVEEFNELKQGHTIFMFTADWCVDCRFIKPRLPELEEKHKEYTFISVDRDKFIDLCVELGIMGIPSFLVYKNGEQVGSYISKDRKTIEQIDEFINNI
- a CDS encoding M42 family metallopeptidase, which translates into the protein MDLTKKETLKHMKALTEFHSAPGFESDLKAYIKNEMEPYADDFIYNRMGGFYAVKHSKNPNAKKVMVAAHMDEVGFMITHIADNGMIQFTNLGGVAADIWQGQRLKVKNRNNEIITGVVASIPKHFRTGNEGLPEIKDLMLDIGSASAAEVRARGIEIGDSIVPDTEFIQLSEQRFAGKAWDNRYGCLLAIEILKLFKDKQLDVELYVGANVQEEVGLRGARAAAEQIDPDVAFVVDCSPANDMKGAQQLLGQLGEGTLIRIKDGTMLLKPAFRDYLLELCNQHDIKHQYYISPGGTDGGEIHKANSGIPTAVIGVCARYIHSSDSVFDIRDYYAARQLLFESIQALDDKQIEHLQYS
- a CDS encoding YtnP family quorum-quenching lactonase, giving the protein MNLGDLKIYYLDGGMTNMDGGTMFGPVPKALWSRKLKPNDKNQVRMSTHPILIMAKDKNILIDSGLGMGKLTDKQKQHSGVENESYVKDNLAAYNLTPEDVDIVLMTHMHFDHAAGLADNDGHAQFPNAIHYIQQDEWQEFLAPNIRSKATYWPQNQGDYQEHMILFDDKIEPYPGIKMQHTGGHSYGHSIITIESNGERAVHMADIFPSHAHFNPLWVTAYDDYPMQSIREKERLIPYFIYNDFWFLFYHDADYFAIKYNSQQKTIQSAIKR
- the trmB gene encoding tRNA (guanosine(46)-N7)-methyltransferase TrmB — encoded protein: MRLRNKPWAEDYLRKHDTVVDIDGTHAKKLSEWFDKTQPIYIEVGSGMGQFITELASQHPEVNFVALERDKNVMIRVLDKVLEKQLQNIKLICNDAMELTDYFEDGEVDRVYLNFSDPWPKKRHAKRRLTYHSFLALYKAILKEEGEIHFKTDNRGLFAYSLESMSQFGMYFTKINLNLHDEDDEDNIETEYERKFADKGSRIYRMEAKFH
- a CDS encoding phosphotransferase family protein — protein: MEQFYQLGWTLDSAGGASGEAYMAEQDGQKLFLKRNSNPFIAALSAEGIVPKLVWTKRIETGEVVTAQHWKNGRELTFEEMNQTRVAKLLKKIHSSKTLLTMLKRMEMEPITPDILYQKINTSLSRQVLTHHVVRKALTYLEEHKPELDPRFYTVVHGDVNHNNWLLSDHDELYLVDWEGAMLADPAIDIGMLLYNYVPQNEWSEWLEKYGAKESLDLSKRMKWYTVIQAIGLVEWNEEQKRYKDMNIWLKFLNEVMNSNVFI